From a region of the uncultured Methanobrevibacter sp. genome:
- a CDS encoding C1 family peptidase has protein sequence MFSICLALLFLLIIIPAGFAADNSTDMLNNDNFNESPSLSANLGRNILKASNDYYFNASAESDGNGSIDNPYKYLTADRIKSNCNIYLADGEYELDSNKNIERVNIYGSDVEKTIISYAGVGFKVSTILTVQNVTFVDMSITNLGKIAANNTVFSYGYGSRPDSYGNNFGGAIYTPSDYPNAQLTLNNCTFSDNYAVYGGAIYMGSGNLEIADSLFINNFAYNYGGAIACENTGSVVISKSKFYNSRSIDDAGGAVYIKYSSFDGKNVDFINCSATFGSAITSLKSTFSLNNGYFENNSAKWNGGAIYHMYGNLSLTSSKFISNSARNGGAVFADNSTSLFMRANIFNGNNASFIGGAVYSLLNTVKVPILGFNKFSDNNAYLNNDLFDSSNVNLTIGSGNYSMVKFNDTPIDSIPSRYNLYENGFTTIVKNQQSSGNCWAFTAISVLESCLLKATGNAYDLSEENMKNLAALFSDYGWNMNTNDGGYDNMPWGYLTSWLGPVSEMDDLFDDKSVLSSIFNSIFHVQNILFLSRENYTDNDAIKEAILKYGAVGTSMAYYGNYYDSTTKGYYCYSNVASNHAVTIVGWDDNYSKSNFKWSNSIEGDGAWIVRNSWGPSWGENGYFYVSYYDMKFAQPGIKDSAYTIIFNDTKKYDKNYQYDIAGITYLFCNSSDTVWYKNVFTAGDDEYLAAVSTYFEKITNWTASVYVNDELVLVKKGISNPGYYTFDLGQLIPLKAGDVFEVVFNIHVDGEANFPISEAISLNRMLYKPGISFVSYDGKKWDDLYDLKWAYSSHSYYSQVAGIKAFTILNPIAVNTSLNVSYNGFNPVTLIASFTDEYGNMPDGEVIFNINGKDYHVNASNGQAVFECSLNRTVNFISAIFAATGYNSSADYKSVEISVREINLTSSISRVLNNVSISVSANETINMTVSVVVNGKIYEIELINGQSSLNLSNLLNDIYNVTVCSYEQIYNSNIIEDSFTVDVKNTVISADDLTIYDNQLIYNITLTDSDGNPLSGENIRFTINNVTYNATTDNGVATLVLNLGLGKYKLDIDFEGSNDYFKSNSSKTVMVKDIVEINVRYDKYQDTAIVYVNISKPLNETLTFKINNRTQNITSTNGMAFLNMTGLDNGEYNISVSIANDNYLSNPADISFVVDVTGTVIDADDMVCDDSDALNYTGRLTDIEGNLLVNKSVEFILNNESYSAVTGDNGEFAILINLTAGTYNVTANFNGDDNFFNTSKNSVITVYPKVEISLSIEKYQNTASLNITLSRSINETLTVIVNDNKFNITSQNGIAGMNMINLDNGVYNVEIILNNNSYVFDEVKDSFEVNVSESKIIADNLTVTDEDEMNFTAYLVDGKNQPISNKTLELTLNNETYITITDFDGMVSIPMNLPFGKYDVLVKFAGDDNYFDSHSTSLIKVKSEVTIVLEVEKYQNSAKINVSLSKEIDDLPTIIVNGDRYDFDSILVLNNLENGIYNVSVELNDNYEFNKAIDQFTVNVIGTVIAADDLTIVENQFSEFNMTLKDVNGECVPDRLIEVELNGKAYSVLTDLNGFCQIPLNLTNGLYDVHISFMGDDNYFNSSKNLSVKVRENVVIGMDINVDANNVSINISSSKTINGTYIVKINDEEFRLKTNGTSDIVFLNQAKGNYSVEVYLENEMDYNVNNISACFEVQAQKAFLSSNISQIYVGNLYKVTLFNSMGQPISDSKILFELNNKSFTINTDKNGEASLNLTQGNYLIQGYFAGDKYYDGVNFTADLEVKSTILNNNTSNKTYNSKYSIIFLDSYGNPLNNSDVKFIINDVEYIGTTDANGFASIPIQLDVGKYNMTIINLNTGETLIQSINVSPRITNNKDMTIYALSGKKFTIRVYDDNGNPVGFGEKISVRIAGKTYTITTNSNGYASLKINLINKKYAITATYKGFKVSNTITVKPVLITVNKVFKKAKSYKFTAKLVNGNGKALKNKKITFKIKGKKYIAKTNRYGKATITIKLNLKVGSYKIYSIYGKSKITNTIRIKK, from the coding sequence TTGTTTAGTATATGCTTAGCATTATTATTTTTATTAATAATAATTCCTGCAGGCTTTGCAGCAGATAATTCTACTGATATGCTAAATAACGATAATTTTAATGAATCACCATCTCTTTCAGCAAATCTGGGTAGAAATATATTGAAGGCATCTAATGACTATTATTTCAATGCCTCAGCTGAAAGTGATGGAAATGGATCTATAGACAATCCCTATAAATATTTAACCGCCGATAGAATCAAATCAAACTGCAATATTTATCTTGCAGATGGGGAATATGAACTGGATTCCAATAAAAATATTGAAAGGGTTAATATTTACGGTAGTGATGTTGAAAAAACCATAATAAGTTATGCCGGTGTCGGTTTTAAAGTAAGCACCATTTTAACAGTACAAAATGTAACTTTTGTGGACATGTCAATTACCAATTTAGGTAAAATTGCAGCAAATAATACAGTCTTTTCATACGGATATGGCTCACGTCCGGATTCCTATGGAAATAATTTCGGTGGAGCAATTTATACTCCTTCTGATTACCCTAATGCACAACTAACATTAAATAATTGTACTTTCTCTGACAACTATGCCGTCTATGGTGGTGCAATTTATATGGGCAGCGGTAATCTTGAAATTGCCGATTCACTTTTTATCAATAATTTTGCATATAATTACGGTGGAGCAATTGCATGTGAAAATACAGGCAGTGTAGTCATTTCAAAATCAAAGTTTTATAATTCACGTTCGATTGATGATGCCGGAGGAGCAGTTTACATTAAATATTCCTCATTTGACGGTAAAAACGTTGATTTTATAAATTGTTCTGCAACATTTGGCTCAGCGATAACTTCTTTAAAATCCACTTTTTCATTAAATAACGGATATTTTGAAAACAATTCTGCAAAATGGAATGGCGGAGCTATTTATCACATGTATGGTAATCTTTCACTGACCAGTTCAAAATTCATTAGCAATTCAGCAAGAAATGGTGGAGCAGTATTTGCAGACAACTCTACCTCTCTTTTTATGAGAGCTAATATATTCAATGGTAATAATGCATCTTTTATCGGCGGAGCAGTATACTCTCTTTTAAACACAGTTAAAGTCCCAATATTGGGATTCAATAAATTTTCAGATAATAATGCATATCTGAATAATGACCTTTTTGACTCTTCAAATGTTAATCTGACAATTGGCAGCGGAAATTATTCAATGGTTAAATTCAATGACACTCCTATAGATTCAATCCCTTCCAGATATAATCTCTATGAAAACGGATTTACAACTATTGTAAAAAATCAGCAATCTTCAGGTAACTGCTGGGCATTTACAGCGATTTCAGTTTTGGAGTCATGTTTACTTAAGGCTACAGGCAATGCTTATGATTTATCCGAGGAAAACATGAAAAATCTTGCCGCTTTATTTTCAGATTACGGGTGGAATATGAATACAAATGATGGCGGTTATGATAATATGCCTTGGGGATATCTGACAAGCTGGTTGGGTCCTGTATCTGAAATGGATGACTTATTCGATGATAAATCAGTATTGTCATCCATATTCAACAGCATTTTCCATGTTCAAAATATACTGTTTTTATCACGTGAAAATTACACTGATAATGATGCAATAAAAGAAGCAATATTAAAATATGGTGCTGTTGGAACATCCATGGCTTATTACGGTAACTATTATGACAGTACAACCAAAGGTTATTACTGTTATTCAAATGTAGCATCGAATCATGCAGTAACAATTGTCGGATGGGATGACAATTATTCCAAATCCAATTTCAAATGGTCAAACTCCATTGAAGGAGATGGTGCATGGATTGTAAGAAACAGCTGGGGACCTTCATGGGGTGAAAACGGATACTTCTATGTATCATATTATGATATGAAATTTGCCCAGCCTGGCATTAAAGATTCTGCATATACAATAATATTTAATGACACAAAAAAATATGATAAAAATTACCAGTATGACATAGCAGGAATTACATACCTCTTCTGCAACTCTTCAGATACTGTCTGGTATAAGAATGTTTTCACTGCAGGCGATGACGAATATCTTGCTGCTGTTTCAACCTACTTTGAAAAAATTACCAACTGGACAGCATCCGTATATGTAAATGATGAGCTGGTACTGGTTAAAAAAGGAATCTCCAATCCGGGTTACTACACCTTTGATTTAGGTCAGTTAATTCCATTAAAAGCTGGAGATGTATTTGAAGTTGTTTTCAATATTCATGTTGACGGGGAAGCAAATTTCCCAATTTCAGAAGCAATATCCCTAAACAGGATGCTTTATAAACCGGGAATTTCTTTTGTAAGCTATGACGGTAAGAAATGGGATGATTTATACGATTTGAAATGGGCATATTCATCTCATTCATACTATTCTCAGGTAGCAGGCATTAAAGCGTTTACAATATTAAATCCAATTGCTGTTAATACTTCTCTAAATGTCAGCTATAACGGTTTCAATCCGGTCACTCTTATTGCCAGTTTCACAGATGAATATGGAAACATGCCTGATGGTGAAGTAATATTCAATATCAACGGTAAAGATTATCATGTCAATGCAAGCAATGGTCAGGCTGTTTTTGAATGCAGTCTTAACCGGACTGTCAATTTCATTTCAGCAATATTTGCTGCAACAGGTTATAACTCATCTGCGGATTATAAATCAGTAGAAATCAGTGTCAGAGAAATAAATCTGACTTCAAGCATTTCAAGAGTTTTAAACAATGTATCCATATCTGTTAGTGCAAATGAAACAATTAATATGACTGTCAGTGTGGTTGTTAATGGTAAGATATATGAAATTGAATTAATCAATGGCCAGTCCAGTCTTAACTTATCCAATCTTTTAAATGATATTTATAATGTCACTGTTTGCTCATACGAGCAGATTTACAACTCCAATATCATCGAAGATAGTTTTACTGTCGATGTTAAAAATACCGTAATATCTGCTGATGACTTAACTATATACGATAATCAGTTAATTTATAACATTACTTTAACTGATTCAGATGGCAATCCGTTATCTGGAGAAAATATCCGATTTACCATAAACAATGTTACCTATAATGCAACTACAGATAATGGTGTCGCAACACTTGTTTTAAACCTTGGATTGGGCAAATATAAATTAGATATTGATTTTGAAGGAAGCAATGATTATTTCAAATCAAATTCATCTAAAACAGTCATGGTTAAAGACATTGTTGAGATTAATGTCAGATATGATAAATATCAGGACACCGCAATTGTTTATGTGAATATTTCAAAGCCTCTTAATGAGACACTGACATTTAAAATTAACAACAGGACTCAAAATATCACATCAACAAACGGAATGGCATTTTTAAACATGACTGGTCTTGACAACGGCGAATACAATATCAGTGTTTCTATAGCAAATGATAACTATTTATCCAATCCTGCTGATATTAGTTTTGTTGTTGATGTTACAGGAACTGTTATTGATGCAGATGATATGGTATGCGATGATAGTGATGCTTTAAATTATACAGGTCGTTTAACTGATATTGAAGGAAATCTGTTAGTTAATAAATCCGTAGAATTTATTTTGAATAATGAAAGTTACTCTGCTGTAACTGGTGATAATGGAGAATTTGCAATATTGATTAATCTTACTGCAGGCACTTATAATGTTACAGCAAACTTTAACGGTGATGATAACTTCTTCAATACATCTAAAAATTCAGTCATTACAGTTTATCCTAAAGTTGAAATCTCTTTGAGTATTGAAAAGTATCAAAACACTGCCTCTTTAAACATTACTTTATCAAGATCAATTAATGAAACATTAACAGTCATTGTCAATGACAATAAATTCAATATCACTTCTCAAAATGGTATTGCAGGTATGAATATGATCAATCTTGATAATGGAGTTTATAATGTAGAAATCATCTTAAATAATAATTCTTATGTATTTGATGAGGTTAAAGATTCATTTGAAGTTAATGTAAGTGAAAGTAAAATCATAGCAGATAATCTGACCGTAACTGATGAGGATGAAATGAATTTCACTGCTTATCTTGTTGACGGCAAAAATCAGCCAATTTCCAATAAAACTCTTGAGTTGACTTTAAACAATGAAACTTACATTACTATAACTGATTTTGATGGAATGGTTTCTATTCCTATGAATCTTCCTTTCGGCAAGTATGATGTTTTAGTTAAATTCGCAGGGGATGACAATTACTTTGATTCACATTCCACATCACTAATTAAAGTAAAATCAGAAGTTACAATTGTGCTGGAAGTTGAAAAATATCAAAATTCTGCAAAAATTAATGTAAGTCTGTCTAAAGAGATTGATGATTTGCCGACAATCATTGTAAACGGTGATAGATACGATTTTGACTCCATTTTAGTTTTAAATAATCTCGAAAATGGCATTTACAATGTTTCTGTTGAACTAAATGACAACTATGAATTTAACAAGGCCATTGATCAGTTTACTGTAAATGTTATAGGAACTGTAATTGCAGCAGATGATTTGACAATTGTTGAAAATCAGTTCTCTGAATTTAATATGACTTTAAAAGATGTTAACGGCGAATGCGTACCTGACCGTTTGATTGAAGTTGAATTGAATGGAAAAGCATATAGTGTCCTAACTGATTTAAACGGTTTTTGCCAAATTCCGCTCAACCTGACAAATGGACTTTATGATGTTCATATTTCATTCATGGGGGATGACAATTACTTTAATTCATCAAAAAACTTATCTGTTAAAGTTAGAGAAAATGTTGTGATTGGCATGGATATTAATGTTGATGCAAATAATGTATCCATCAATATCTCATCATCAAAAACTATTAATGGAACTTATATTGTAAAAATCAATGATGAAGAGTTTAGATTAAAAACAAATGGAACCTCAGATATAGTTTTCCTTAATCAGGCTAAAGGAAATTATTCTGTTGAGGTGTATCTTGAAAATGAAATGGATTATAATGTAAATAATATTTCAGCATGTTTCGAAGTGCAGGCTCAAAAGGCATTTTTAAGCTCCAATATCTCACAGATATATGTCGGAAATCTTTATAAAGTAACCTTATTTAATTCAATGGGACAGCCTATATCTGACAGTAAAATCCTATTTGAGTTAAACAATAAATCTTTCACTATTAATACTGATAAAAATGGGGAAGCTTCTTTAAATTTAACTCAAGGAAATTACTTAATTCAGGGTTACTTTGCTGGCGATAAATATTATGATGGAGTGAATTTCACTGCTGATTTGGAAGTTAAATCAACAATATTAAACAATAATACTTCAAATAAGACATATAATTCTAAATATTCAATAATCTTTTTGGACAGTTATGGAAATCCGTTAAATAATTCAGATGTTAAATTCATAATCAACGATGTTGAATATATTGGGACAACTGATGCTAATGGTTTCGCATCTATTCCGATTCAGTTGGATGTTGGCAAGTATAATATGACTATTATTAATCTGAACACCGGTGAAACCCTAATTCAGTCCATAAATGTCTCACCAAGGATTACAAATAACAAAGACATGACCATTTATGCATTAAGCGGTAAAAAGTTCACAATACGAGTTTATGACGATAATGGTAATCCTGTTGGATTCGGTGAAAAAATCTCTGTTAGAATAGCTGGAAAGACATATACAATTACAACCAATTCTAACGGTTATGCATCTCTTAAAATAAATCTTATAAATAAAAAATATGCCATTACAGCAACCTATAAAGGATTTAAGGTATCCAATACCATTACTGTAAAACCTGTTTTGATAACTGTCAATAAGGTTTTCAAAAAGGCAAAATCTTACAAATTCACTGCTAAATTAGTCAACGGTAATGGAAAAGCCTTAAAGAATAAGAAAATCACATTTAAAATTAAAGGTAAAAAATATATTGCCAAAACTAACAGGTATGGAAAAGCTACTATAACCATTAAGCTTAACCTTAAAGTGGGGTCATATAAAATATATTCAATTTATGGAAAATCCAAAATCACAAACACTATCAGAATTAAAAAATAG
- a CDS encoding DUF123 domain-containing protein: MKGCYCLIIKLNKDTTIKIGKKLGKIDFNKGYYVYVGSAMNSLESRIKRHLSDEKKLHWHVDYLLRKAEITDVIYNESKRKIECDLSQLISLKSEGIEDFGCSDCECESHLYYFKNRNEAIETVENDYNSIAMDFKYFKK, encoded by the coding sequence ATGAAAGGATGTTATTGTTTAATAATTAAATTAAATAAGGATACAACCATTAAAATAGGAAAGAAACTTGGAAAAATAGATTTTAATAAAGGATATTATGTCTATGTGGGCTCTGCTATGAATTCACTTGAATCAAGAATTAAAAGACATTTGAGTGACGAAAAAAAGCTTCACTGGCATGTGGATTATCTTTTGAGAAAAGCAGAAATTACAGATGTAATCTACAACGAATCAAAAAGAAAAATAGAATGTGACCTTTCACAGTTGATTTCGCTAAAATCAGAAGGCATTGAAGATTTCGGATGTTCAGACTGTGAATGTGAAAGCCACCTATATTATTTTAAAAATAGAAATGAAGCTATTGAGACTGTTGAAAATGATTATAACTCAATAGCTATGGATTTTAAATATTTTAAAAAATAA
- a CDS encoding helicase HerA-like domain-containing protein, translating to MYADDKILIGCNENVCVELQLKLANRHGLIAGATGTGKTITLKTLAESFSDMGVPVFLADMKGDISGLAKIGSETEKIKTNVEKYGLAAKGFKYQAYPVEFWDLFGAKGLPVRVSLSEMGPTLLGKILNLSEAQQGVLNIVFKVADEKSLLIIDMKDLKSMINHVVENKAEYESAYGAIAEKSANTILRSLITLEDQGGNEFFGEPALVLDDFMRVDDNGKGIINVLDAQKLSLSPEIYSTFLLWMLSELFENLPEVGDMDKPKFVFFFDEAHLLFDDMSPEFAKKIEQIVRLIRSKGVGLYFISQSPADIPDDILAQLGNRVQHALHAYTPKDQKAVKVAAETFRPNPEFETASVISELGIGEALVSVLDEKGVPGVVQKVDIVPPQSYIGAIDDAMRGELINLSELKSKYWEAVDGLSAYEMLLNKIDSNPNVESEVPHSDIEVIEEAKVEVQTEPAGEPVQSEAEEAPQQPQLNAGGILGDILGTVLSGQTQTTGKKTKKTAQQKAIEKAASQAVNTAAREVTKGLMRGIFGQMK from the coding sequence ATGTATGCAGATGACAAAATATTGATTGGTTGCAATGAAAATGTTTGTGTTGAATTGCAGCTGAAACTGGCTAACCGTCATGGTCTGATAGCCGGAGCAACAGGTACAGGTAAAACAATCACTTTAAAAACTCTGGCTGAATCTTTTTCAGACATGGGGGTTCCTGTATTTTTAGCGGATATGAAAGGAGACATTTCAGGACTTGCCAAAATAGGTTCTGAAACAGAAAAGATTAAAACCAATGTGGAAAAATATGGCCTTGCAGCTAAAGGATTCAAATATCAGGCATATCCTGTTGAATTCTGGGATTTATTCGGAGCCAAAGGTCTTCCTGTTCGTGTATCATTATCTGAAATGGGTCCTACACTTCTGGGAAAAATCCTGAACTTGTCTGAAGCTCAGCAGGGCGTTTTGAATATAGTTTTCAAAGTAGCTGATGAAAAATCTCTTTTAATCATTGACATGAAGGATTTAAAGTCAATGATCAATCATGTTGTTGAAAACAAGGCAGAATATGAAAGCGCATACGGTGCAATTGCTGAGAAATCTGCAAATACCATTTTAAGAAGCCTTATCACACTTGAAGACCAGGGCGGAAATGAATTTTTTGGTGAACCTGCACTTGTTTTGGATGACTTTATGAGAGTTGATGACAACGGTAAAGGTATAATCAACGTTTTGGATGCTCAAAAATTATCATTGTCTCCTGAAATTTACTCAACATTTCTGCTTTGGATGTTATCAGAATTATTTGAGAATTTACCTGAAGTTGGGGATATGGATAAACCTAAATTCGTATTCTTCTTTGATGAAGCTCATCTGTTATTTGATGATATGTCTCCTGAATTTGCCAAAAAAATCGAACAGATTGTAAGGCTTATTCGTTCAAAAGGGGTAGGACTGTACTTTATCTCACAGTCCCCTGCAGATATTCCTGACGATATCTTGGCACAGCTCGGAAACCGTGTACAGCACGCACTTCATGCATACACTCCAAAAGACCAGAAAGCCGTTAAAGTGGCTGCAGAAACATTCAGACCAAATCCTGAATTTGAAACTGCCTCTGTAATTTCCGAACTTGGAATCGGTGAAGCGCTGGTTTCTGTTTTAGATGAAAAAGGTGTACCTGGAGTAGTTCAAAAAGTCGATATTGTTCCTCCGCAAAGTTATATCGGAGCTATTGATGATGCAATGAGAGGGGAACTGATTAACCTTTCAGAACTTAAATCAAAATACTGGGAAGCTGTAGACGGATTGTCTGCTTATGAAATGCTTTTAAATAAAATTGATTCAAATCCTAATGTTGAAAGTGAAGTTCCGCATAGTGATATTGAAGTCATTGAAGAGGCAAAAGTTGAAGTTCAAACAGAACCTGCTGGTGAACCTGTTCAAAGTGAAGCTGAAGAAGCTCCGCAGCAGCCTCAACTGAATGCAGGAGGAATTTTAGGCGATATTTTAGGTACAGTATTGTCAGGTCAAACACAGACTACAGGTAAGAAAACCAAAAAGACCGCTCAGCAGAAGGCTATTGAAAAAGCTGCTTCTCAGGCTGTTAACACAGCTGCACGTGAGGTAACTAAAGGTCTGATGAGAGGAATATTCGGTCAGATGAAATAA
- a CDS encoding DEAD/DEAH box helicase → MLVLKKVKKQWRLYPIGSPKGALNYKREPEFVGNIKFAHEGDSLAISRFVADYNFKDNSTLNEKLVPPGEVIKLLRSQAVFLATKDEKVEKYLKSLNIKVRHTQVCDYCAYEGNITIVNSDYSYKFNNQLICKDCAHDTIKEELKLQGFDKAIFRNLKKTLEKTGSLEKTLSVLDPHFDALKNRNLTLFDKTRKSRHIVPPVDMKRLKIPKNFKKVLLDSGNTKLLPVQYLAIKEGLLKGEDLLVVSATGSGKTLVGELAGITEALKGRKFVFLTPLVALANQKYRDFKKKYSKLGLNVAIKVGRNRVKAKGELKLPDSDVSKSDIVVATYEGIDYLLRNGNSDSLSNLGVVLIDEIHMIDDEDRGTRLNGLIKRIKHLYPKTQIIGLSATVKNPEFLADEFNMKLVKYDERPVPLERHLVYVRNESQKRHLMQKLAKREFNSKSKKGFRGQTIIFTNSRRKTHQIANFLSNKRVNAKAYHAGLSYYKKEKIEKDFDKGKISCVVTTAALAAGVDFPASQVIFDSLVMGNKWINPNEFSQMLGRAGRPSYHDRGIVYLIPEVGNDFAGESEEAKALELLESNSEDVYIEYDEESAYEQILADISSTSINSMDELNKFYKNIDVPISIKIAVDEMEDLGLIDRSYNNRLQVTRYGRAASVSFLSIEDAEFIKNTLNDYNYLKRYVGLSPMYKKKDKYDKLKVLILAMALDLEMFENAYLSSVIHNQIANALKIKFSTRLFAESTLDIISSGEAIEKVDKKFQDALIALQSDFMQCKCQDRPFCSCMQRGISEVIIHERLKGKDPQDISNKLFRKYQIQVYPGDIFSWLDNFVKNLDAIKRIAKAFNRQNIVKKTNWLIKKIENG, encoded by the coding sequence ATGCTAGTTTTAAAGAAAGTCAAAAAACAGTGGAGATTATATCCGATAGGTTCTCCAAAAGGTGCGCTGAATTATAAAAGAGAACCGGAATTTGTTGGAAATATCAAATTTGCTCATGAAGGAGATTCATTGGCAATTTCAAGATTTGTAGCGGATTATAACTTTAAGGACAACTCCACATTAAATGAAAAACTGGTGCCTCCTGGAGAAGTCATAAAATTGCTTCGCTCTCAGGCAGTTTTTCTGGCAACCAAAGATGAAAAGGTTGAAAAATACTTAAAATCTCTAAATATCAAGGTAAGACATACTCAGGTATGCGATTACTGTGCATATGAAGGAAATATTACAATAGTAAACTCTGATTATTCATATAAATTCAACAATCAGCTAATCTGTAAGGACTGTGCTCATGATACAATTAAAGAGGAGCTAAAGCTTCAGGGCTTTGACAAGGCGATTTTTAGAAATCTCAAAAAGACACTTGAAAAAACCGGAAGTCTTGAAAAGACACTCTCAGTTCTTGACCCTCACTTTGATGCGTTGAAAAACAGAAACCTGACATTATTCGATAAGACCCGTAAATCAAGACATATTGTACCTCCGGTTGATATGAAACGGTTAAAAATACCTAAAAACTTTAAAAAAGTTCTCTTGGATTCTGGAAATACCAAATTACTGCCGGTTCAATATCTTGCCATTAAAGAGGGACTCCTTAAAGGGGAAGATTTGCTGGTTGTAAGTGCAACAGGATCTGGAAAAACACTGGTAGGGGAGCTTGCAGGAATAACAGAAGCTTTAAAAGGACGGAAATTCGTATTTCTCACTCCGCTTGTGGCTCTTGCAAACCAGAAATACAGGGACTTTAAAAAGAAATATTCAAAATTAGGTTTAAATGTTGCAATTAAGGTTGGAAGAAACCGTGTAAAGGCAAAAGGTGAGCTGAAACTTCCGGACTCTGACGTTTCAAAATCAGATATTGTAGTTGCAACATATGAAGGAATAGATTATCTTTTAAGAAACGGCAATTCAGACAGCCTGTCCAATCTGGGAGTTGTTCTAATCGATGAAATTCATATGATTGATGATGAAGACAGGGGAACACGCCTGAACGGTTTGATAAAGCGTATAAAACATTTATATCCTAAAACTCAAATTATAGGACTTTCAGCTACTGTCAAAAATCCTGAGTTTCTGGCTGATGAATTCAACATGAAACTTGTAAAATACGATGAGCGTCCTGTTCCTCTTGAAAGGCATCTTGTTTATGTTAGAAACGAATCCCAGAAGCGTCACCTGATGCAGAAATTAGCTAAAAGGGAATTCAATTCAAAATCCAAGAAAGGTTTCAGAGGCCAGACTATAATATTTACCAATTCAAGGCGTAAAACTCATCAGATTGCAAATTTCCTCTCAAACAAAAGAGTCAATGCCAAAGCGTATCACGCAGGGCTCTCCTACTATAAAAAAGAAAAGATTGAAAAGGACTTTGACAAGGGAAAGATTTCATGTGTTGTTACAACAGCAGCTCTTGCAGCAGGTGTTGATTTTCCTGCATCACAGGTAATATTCGACTCACTGGTAATGGGAAATAAATGGATCAATCCCAATGAGTTTTCACAGATGCTTGGACGTGCAGGAAGGCCGTCATATCATGACAGAGGTATAGTATATTTGATTCCTGAAGTTGGAAATGATTTTGCCGGTGAATCAGAAGAAGCAAAGGCGCTGGAACTTTTGGAAAGCAATAGCGAGGATGTATATATTGAATATGATGAAGAGTCAGCATATGAACAGATTCTTGCAGACATATCATCAACATCAATAAACTCAATGGATGAGTTAAATAAATTCTATAAGAATATTGACGTTCCGATAAGCATAAAGATTGCAGTTGATGAGATGGAAGACCTTGGTCTTATTGATAGAAGTTACAACAACAGACTGCAGGTAACCAGGTACGGCCGTGCCGCATCAGTTTCATTTTTATCAATTGAGGATGCGGAATTTATTAAAAATACATTAAACGATTACAATTATCTTAAACGTTATGTCGGCTTGTCTCCAATGTATAAGAAAAAGGACAAATATGACAAGCTTAAGGTACTTATACTGGCAATGGCCCTTGATTTGGAGATGTTTGAAAATGCTTATCTTTCAAGCGTTATACACAATCAGATAGCCAATGCATTAAAGATTAAATTTTCAACCAGATTATTCGCAGAATCCACTTTGGACATTATATCTTCAGGTGAAGCCATTGAAAAGGTTGATAAGAAATTCCAGGATGCACTGATTGCTCTTCAAAGTGATTTCATGCAGTGCAAATGTCAGGACAGGCCGTTCTGCTCATGCATGCAGAGGGGAATTTCAGAAGTGATAATTCACGAAAGACTTAAAGGCAAGGACCCTCAAGATATATCAAATAAGCTGTTTAGAAAATATCAGATTCAGGTATATCCGGGAGATATATTCTCATGGCTGGATAATTTCGTTAAAAACCTTGATGCAATCAAAAGGATTGCAAAAGCATTCAATAGACAAAATATTGTTAAAAAAACTAATTGGTTAATTAAAAAAATAGAAAACGGGTGA